A single window of Jeotgalibacillus haloalkalitolerans DNA harbors:
- the pilM gene encoding type IV pilus biogenesis protein PilM codes for MNLFPPKKTVSLMIQDYVIRMAASAKGSGQSITLREEPLPVGMIEDGQIVDEQKFYELMKELVDSWDLKKSRVQFFVPDSSVLMKPVMIPSDIKQEALKEYFMMEAGQSLHFPFEDPLIDVIRLEQVTKSRTGQGETPGILFASPHEDITAYANAFEDVKMKPVAAEIRALAIHRFLDSLQFLKKSKTYLISEWSLNALNISIFSENVIDFMRYQSIETVLSDWKPERDGEELHFTFHGDQAFYEQQLEDRIAEIERLMNFYRFSLHKGEKEIDEIILTGDNPYLKEIGQKLESYYQLPVTITDETFLDTYHQGLKAKHTGLIGLMQKEAGR; via the coding sequence ATGAACTTATTTCCACCCAAAAAAACAGTCAGCCTCATGATCCAGGATTACGTCATTAGAATGGCTGCCTCCGCTAAAGGATCAGGTCAGTCAATCACGCTGCGGGAAGAGCCTCTTCCTGTTGGCATGATTGAAGATGGACAGATTGTCGATGAACAGAAATTTTATGAACTGATGAAAGAACTGGTGGACTCCTGGGACCTGAAGAAGTCACGCGTTCAGTTTTTTGTGCCGGACTCTTCCGTTCTAATGAAACCTGTTATGATTCCTTCTGATATCAAACAGGAGGCACTCAAAGAATATTTTATGATGGAAGCCGGTCAGTCGCTTCATTTTCCTTTTGAAGATCCTCTAATCGATGTGATCAGGCTGGAGCAGGTAACGAAGTCGAGAACCGGCCAGGGAGAGACGCCTGGTATCCTGTTCGCCTCTCCGCACGAAGACATCACAGCGTATGCAAATGCATTTGAAGATGTAAAGATGAAACCTGTTGCAGCTGAGATAAGAGCTTTAGCAATCCACCGTTTTTTAGACAGTCTTCAGTTTCTGAAGAAAAGCAAAACGTATTTAATTAGCGAGTGGTCTTTAAATGCATTGAATATTTCCATTTTTTCAGAAAACGTGATTGATTTTATGCGGTATCAGTCAATTGAAACGGTGCTGTCTGACTGGAAGCCTGAGAGAGACGGGGAGGAGCTCCATTTTACCTTTCACGGCGATCAGGCATTTTATGAGCAGCAGCTTGAAGACAGGATTGCAGAAATCGAACGGTTAATGAATTTTTACCGTTTTTCTTTACATAAAGGTGAAAAAGAAATCGATGAAATCATCCTTACAGGCGATAACCCTTACTTGAAAGAGATTGGGCAGAAGCTGGAATCCTATTATCAATTGCCTGTTACGATTACAGATGAGACATTTCTGGATACTTATCATCAGGGTCTGAAAGCAAAGCATACCGGACTGATCGGGTTAATGCAAAAGGAGGCAGGCCGGTAA
- a CDS encoding prepilin-type N-terminal cleavage/methylation domain-containing protein — MKKIKNLLNQKGLTLVELLAVLVIIAIIAAIAVPIVNSIINDSDERAEAAEALNIISSAKLAELSDNTIDCESSCDQDDLSDYIQGSDEFTVTRDATTDVWSIAGHGVNGITEITADPVTEDAIETYLDTTN, encoded by the coding sequence ATGAAAAAAATCAAAAATCTATTAAATCAAAAAGGTTTAACACTGGTAGAATTATTAGCAGTGCTCGTTATTATTGCAATTATTGCTGCGATTGCAGTGCCGATTGTAAATAGTATTATTAATGATTCTGATGAACGTGCTGAAGCAGCTGAGGCACTTAATATTATTAGCTCTGCTAAGTTAGCTGAGCTATCTGATAACACGATTGATTGTGAAAGTAGTTGTGATCAAGACGATTTATCAGATTATATTCAAGGGTCTGATGAATTTACAGTGACTAGAGATGCAACAACTGATGTGTGGAGTATTGCTGGTCATGGAGTAAATGGAATAACTGAAATAACAGCTGACCCAGTGACTGAAGACGCAATTGAAACATACCTTGATACAACAAACTAA
- a CDS encoding type II secretion system F family protein, with protein sequence MTIYKYTGRTSKGTLKKGTIDSISERQAIAKLREDGISIREISQSNNILHKEIYLKPQVSHKDFVVFCRQFSTLIKAGIPIVDSTGILASQLSGKQLQKTLLLVKDDIQTGTSLSEAVGKYPKVFPAIFINMIKAGEASGRLDETLERLADYFEKQYNLRKKVQSALAYPIMLTFLTFGVVIFLMTTIVPRFTDMFAQMDAELPAITKSVLVMSEFVQSFWWLLFLLLAGIITGFYIALQKSGSFRYSVSVVWLKIPLFGPLLQKSLIARMTRTLSSLFASSVPILQAITIVQRVIDHPAMEKVLTEARENLQTGGTLSEPLEKSWIFPPMVYQMTLIGERSGTLDMMLENIADFYEAEVERTVDTLKSLIEPIMIVILAAVVGVIVLAIMVPLFTLYDQL encoded by the coding sequence ATGACGATCTATAAATACACCGGCCGAACGTCAAAAGGCACGCTGAAAAAAGGAACAATTGATTCTATTTCAGAAAGACAGGCGATTGCCAAGCTTCGTGAAGATGGTATCAGTATCCGCGAAATTTCACAGTCCAATAACATTCTGCATAAGGAAATCTATCTGAAACCTCAGGTCAGTCATAAAGACTTTGTTGTGTTTTGCAGACAATTTTCAACCTTAATTAAAGCCGGCATTCCAATTGTTGACTCCACAGGGATCCTCGCATCACAGTTATCCGGCAAGCAGCTTCAAAAAACACTGCTTCTCGTGAAAGATGATATTCAGACCGGTACATCATTATCAGAGGCGGTCGGGAAATATCCGAAAGTTTTTCCTGCGATTTTTATTAATATGATCAAAGCAGGTGAGGCGTCAGGCCGTCTTGATGAAACACTTGAACGGCTTGCGGATTATTTTGAAAAACAGTACAACCTCAGAAAGAAAGTTCAATCTGCGTTAGCTTATCCAATCATGCTGACGTTCCTGACATTTGGTGTCGTCATTTTTCTGATGACGACAATTGTACCGAGGTTTACAGACATGTTTGCCCAGATGGATGCAGAATTGCCTGCGATTACAAAAAGCGTGCTGGTCATGAGTGAATTTGTCCAATCATTCTGGTGGCTGCTCTTTTTACTGCTGGCAGGCATCATTACCGGATTTTACATAGCGCTGCAAAAAAGCGGTTCGTTCCGTTACTCAGTATCAGTTGTATGGCTGAAGATCCCACTTTTTGGGCCGCTGCTGCAAAAATCACTGATCGCACGAATGACCAGAACCCTGTCTTCACTATTTGCAAGCTCTGTTCCTATTCTGCAGGCAATTACCATCGTTCAGCGTGTGATCGATCATCCTGCAATGGAAAAGGTACTCACAGAAGCCAGAGAAAATCTGCAGACCGGAGGAACGCTGTCGGAACCTCTGGAAAAAAGCTGGATCTTCCCTCCGATGGTCTATCAAATGACTTTAATCGGTGAACGCAGTGGAACACTTGATATGATGCTTGAAAATATCGCGGATTTTTACGAAGCAGAGGTTGAGAGAACCGTAGATACATTGAAATCGCTGATCGAACCGATCATGATCGTCATACTTGCAGCCGTCGTTGGCGTTATCGTACTTGCCATTATGGTTCCGTTATTTACTTTATACGATCAGCTATAA
- a CDS encoding type IV pilus twitching motility protein PilT — MEQYDIKQLLLKAHGMRASDLHLTVASTPICRVDGKLQELGEEKFVPKELMRIAKEIIPDHRLDEFIQKGEIDFSYSLPEVSRFRVNAYHQRNSVAIAIRVITNIIPAFRDLNLPAVIPDLCKKPQGLILVTGPTGSGKSTTLAAMIDHINREQSKHVITLEDPIEYLHQHRRSMVNQREVGLDTRSFANGLRSALRQDPDIILVGEMRDLETISTAITAAETGHLVLATLHTSGASQTIDRIIDVFEPHQQGQIRTQLASVLQAVISQRLFTAADGSGRVAATEVLINVPSVANLIRSEKTHQIPNVLQTGRASGMHTLQMSVQQLLQAGKVKYEDVQQHLQTGEFS; from the coding sequence ATGGAACAATACGATATTAAACAACTCTTGCTAAAAGCCCACGGCATGCGAGCTTCAGACCTTCATTTAACCGTCGCGTCCACCCCGATTTGCAGAGTTGATGGAAAGCTGCAGGAGCTTGGGGAAGAGAAGTTCGTGCCGAAAGAATTAATGAGAATAGCCAAAGAAATAATTCCGGATCATCGTCTGGATGAATTTATACAAAAAGGTGAGATTGATTTCAGCTACAGCTTACCCGAAGTTTCCAGGTTCAGGGTGAATGCCTATCACCAGAGAAATTCGGTAGCGATTGCGATCCGTGTCATTACAAATATCATTCCGGCGTTCAGGGATTTAAACCTTCCGGCTGTCATTCCTGATTTATGTAAAAAACCGCAGGGGCTGATTTTAGTAACAGGTCCGACCGGTTCAGGAAAATCTACAACACTAGCTGCCATGATTGATCATATTAACAGAGAACAGTCAAAGCATGTGATTACGCTTGAGGACCCGATCGAGTATCTCCATCAGCACCGGAGATCAATGGTGAATCAGCGGGAAGTCGGGTTGGACACAAGAAGCTTTGCCAATGGATTGCGCTCTGCTTTAAGACAGGACCCGGATATTATTCTGGTGGGGGAAATGCGGGACCTTGAGACGATTTCAACAGCCATTACCGCTGCAGAAACAGGTCATCTGGTCCTCGCCACACTTCACACAAGTGGAGCTTCACAGACAATTGACCGGATTATTGATGTATTTGAACCTCATCAGCAGGGTCAGATCAGGACGCAGCTTGCATCTGTCTTGCAGGCAGTTATTTCACAGAGACTGTTCACAGCGGCAGACGGTTCCGGAAGGGTTGCTGCAACGGAAGTGCTGATCAACGTGCCTTCAGTGGCAAACTTAATCCGCAGTGAAAAAACACATCAGATCCCTAACGTTCTTCAAACCGGCAGAGCGTCCGGTATGCATACCCTTCAAATGTCTGTCCAGCAGCTGCTGCAGGCAGGCAAAGTAAAATATGAAGATGTTCAGCAGCATCTGCAAACCGGTGAGTTTTCATGA
- a CDS encoding GspE/PulE family protein has translation MVSSFELEEALMSKSNNEKLGDYLINKNVITERQLIEVLEFQLGIPHVDLSRFKIDPELIQLIPAELAKSNLIIPLKKDRNKLSAAMADPMDYFAIEELRMATGCQIEPSIATKEQLSKYVSQYFEMQSSMDAALMDVTGKQSDADEDLTNIDSPMVRLVNQIISSALTQKASDIHFDPHEAEVAVRFRVDGVIRKERSLPKDMQNVVLARLKIMGNLNITETRVPQDGRIKTIINQKPVDIRLSSLPTVYGEKMVLRLHDLSNKLTALKNLDFSELNFNSFIKMIQNPNGIILITGPTGSGKSSTLYAALNELNEEAVNILTVEDPVEYQMHGINQIQVNEDVGLTFAKGLRSILRQDPDIVMIGEIRDQETAEIAIRASLTGHLVLSTLHTNSAAETITRLADMGIEPFLIASSLSGVVAQRLVRKVCRDCKAGYEPDQSELELLKAYSIEPVSLARGNGCPSCEHTGYKGRMAIHEVLSVDDGLKELIVNRAGTARIKQYMKEHSSFLHEDGLKKASLGQTTIKEILRVSSLS, from the coding sequence ATGGTGTCATCATTTGAACTTGAGGAAGCGTTGATGTCTAAAAGTAATAATGAAAAACTCGGGGATTACCTGATCAATAAAAATGTGATTACTGAAAGGCAGTTAATTGAGGTGCTTGAATTTCAGCTCGGGATACCGCATGTTGATCTCTCAAGATTTAAAATTGATCCTGAACTGATTCAGTTAATTCCGGCTGAGCTTGCAAAAAGTAATCTGATTATACCTTTAAAAAAGGATCGTAATAAGCTGTCAGCAGCTATGGCAGACCCAATGGATTACTTTGCGATTGAAGAGCTGAGGATGGCAACAGGGTGTCAAATAGAACCGAGTATCGCCACTAAAGAACAGCTTTCAAAGTATGTCAGTCAGTACTTTGAAATGCAGTCTTCAATGGATGCAGCCTTAATGGACGTAACAGGTAAGCAATCTGACGCTGATGAAGATCTGACAAATATTGATTCCCCGATGGTACGGCTCGTGAATCAGATTATTTCATCTGCTTTAACTCAAAAAGCAAGTGATATCCACTTCGACCCTCACGAAGCAGAGGTTGCAGTCAGGTTCCGTGTGGATGGGGTCATTCGTAAAGAGCGATCTTTACCAAAAGACATGCAAAATGTCGTGCTGGCCAGATTAAAAATCATGGGTAACCTGAATATAACCGAAACCAGAGTACCCCAGGATGGAAGAATTAAAACGATTATCAACCAAAAGCCTGTCGATATTCGCCTCTCATCGCTACCGACAGTTTACGGCGAAAAAATGGTACTAAGACTGCATGATTTATCCAATAAACTGACAGCACTGAAGAACCTTGATTTTTCAGAGCTGAATTTTAACAGCTTTATCAAAATGATCCAGAATCCAAATGGCATCATATTAATCACCGGTCCTACCGGGTCGGGGAAATCTTCAACACTATATGCTGCTTTAAATGAACTGAATGAGGAAGCAGTCAATATTCTGACGGTAGAAGATCCGGTTGAGTATCAGATGCATGGCATCAATCAGATTCAGGTAAACGAAGATGTCGGCTTAACATTTGCCAAAGGGTTAAGGAGTATCCTGAGACAGGACCCTGATATTGTCATGATTGGTGAAATACGTGATCAGGAAACAGCTGAAATTGCGATTCGTGCTTCGCTTACAGGACATCTGGTTTTAAGTACACTCCACACAAATAGTGCAGCAGAAACAATTACAAGACTTGCAGATATGGGGATTGAACCATTTTTAATCGCTTCATCCCTGTCAGGGGTAGTAGCCCAGCGCCTTGTCAGAAAAGTTTGCAGAGATTGCAAAGCCGGTTATGAACCGGATCAATCAGAACTGGAGCTGTTAAAAGCATATAGCATTGAACCAGTTTCATTAGCCAGGGGAAATGGATGCCCTTCATGCGAACATACAGGATATAAAGGCAGAATGGCGATCCATGAAGTGCTCAGTGTGGATGATGGTTTAAAAGAACTGATTGTAAACCGGGCAGGTACAGCGAGAATCAAACAATACATGAAGGAGCATTCGTCCTTCCTTCATGAGGACGGACTCAAAAAAGCATCTTTGGGTCAGACTACGATCAAAGAAATCCTGAGGGTATCTTCGTTGTCATAG
- a CDS encoding VanW family protein, with protein sequence MVKKFIKPVMIFFSAVLLIISTVTYLSNRPISAADSGFTIERDHVKEMKINTAHAIAEWKSSGPILVSFPGGSFEVPRSQFEFDIEQSYQALENAIHTPWFAFWERNDQVTFPLTAELDDTYLADYSEMINVEQTKEQLLMLAERLVYQDLNQDAPEQTAASQPITVQLSSVQAKAAADLLSSLVIDADSQFSFNSMIADDTEAGLVAASALYQLFLQSDAKIIERHAALQPPSYTKPGFEASVSLKENKDLKIYNPTDFSMTIESRSAGDQLSVALITAKQPTYILERVQSDIVKPRTIKRYSNLLEPGEELQLQKGSDGYQVEVYRVELASSEVVEEDSRVTKQFYAPVPTIIEVSSVAPAQSAEPAVNETEDQTDITNEESNQDQNNGNDNGEAGEQPDSKNNGQPTVKKPEENNPK encoded by the coding sequence ATGGTGAAAAAATTCATAAAACCGGTAATGATCTTTTTTTCTGCAGTTCTCCTGATCATCAGTACCGTGACTTACCTGAGTAATCGTCCCATTTCAGCGGCAGATAGCGGTTTTACCATCGAAAGAGATCATGTGAAAGAAATGAAGATAAATACTGCACATGCAATTGCAGAGTGGAAAAGCAGCGGGCCAATTCTTGTCAGCTTTCCTGGAGGAAGCTTTGAGGTTCCAAGGAGTCAGTTCGAATTCGACATTGAGCAAAGCTATCAGGCTTTAGAAAATGCTATACATACACCATGGTTCGCATTCTGGGAGAGGAATGACCAGGTGACTTTTCCCCTGACTGCAGAATTGGATGATACATATCTTGCTGACTATTCAGAGATGATCAATGTTGAACAGACTAAAGAACAATTGCTTATGCTTGCTGAACGCTTAGTTTATCAGGATCTTAATCAGGACGCGCCTGAACAAACTGCAGCCAGCCAGCCGATTACCGTTCAGCTGTCATCCGTTCAGGCAAAAGCAGCAGCTGATCTCCTATCATCATTGGTAATAGATGCTGACAGCCAATTTTCATTCAACTCAATGATTGCTGACGATACAGAAGCTGGGCTCGTTGCAGCATCGGCGCTTTATCAGCTCTTCCTTCAAAGTGATGCAAAGATCATTGAACGTCATGCAGCACTTCAACCGCCCAGTTATACAAAACCGGGGTTCGAAGCGTCAGTCAGTCTGAAGGAAAATAAAGATTTGAAAATCTATAACCCGACAGACTTTTCTATGACAATTGAAAGCAGGTCGGCAGGAGATCAGCTTTCAGTAGCACTCATCACTGCAAAGCAGCCAACTTACATTCTTGAACGGGTGCAAAGCGATATTGTAAAACCAAGAACGATTAAGCGATATTCCAACCTTTTAGAACCTGGTGAAGAACTGCAGCTTCAAAAGGGATCTGACGGGTATCAGGTAGAGGTATACCGGGTTGAGCTGGCTTCTTCAGAGGTAGTGGAAGAGGATTCTCGTGTGACAAAGCAGTTTTACGCGCCAGTTCCAACCATTATTGAAGTATCCTCAGTAGCACCTGCTCAGTCAGCTGAACCTGCAGTAAATGAAACAGAGGATCAGACTGATATAACGAATGAAGAAAGTAATCAAGATCAAAACAACGGGAATGACAACGGTGAAGCTGGAGAACAGCCGGACAGCAAAAACAACGGTCAACCTACCGTGAAAAAGCCGGAAGAAAATAATCCGAAGTAA
- a CDS encoding sensor domain-containing diguanylate cyclase, with protein MKEVNKTVKWVLWIIWLAVFPSGLYFAYQVSPLQEFDWTIVISVVCLAVISAYLPFKVDHSTIFIIHWINLAAFLTYGLFFEMLLMQIVLVPLLFRARMTFKTLYRFPLNSTMFMLISLLAGLVFYQIGIDVSDGFWPLMLASGIYIFIHIFANHIYLYVFNWIIGNRYSFLSSDTKLDYAATMLSMPFGLALYYLLVLLGPAATLLLGIPFLAVTLILRLYNTAERVNIDLAKSAKIGHQLAERLNVNEVLDLFTNKLAELMPLDYTYVLDVHTNRDELVLLRRIENGQLEPNNLSPVRKGEGISGKVWETGDAMLFGKKTEWVEEVEGYIPADIESIICVPIQRDKKTVAVLLAASKKKNAFGTHLIAILEILCSYLAIAMQNARNYQRNIKRSERCALTGLYNFRYFNEQLEKEFSRLEKGHMNALSLILLDIDHFKKVNDTYGHESGNDLLKELAGVLIETAGGDALIARYGGEEFVLLLSEQTKEEAQMIGEKIRCAVENTIFEIQHDLSKKREMSKIQMTVSIGVASSPEDTDSYKNLLRNADRALYIGAKQKGRNKVAVYAK; from the coding sequence ATGAAAGAGGTAAATAAAACCGTAAAGTGGGTATTATGGATTATATGGTTGGCAGTATTTCCATCTGGTCTTTACTTTGCCTATCAGGTCAGTCCGCTCCAGGAGTTTGACTGGACAATTGTCATCAGCGTGGTCTGTCTGGCGGTCATTTCAGCTTATCTTCCCTTTAAAGTAGATCATTCAACCATCTTTATCATTCACTGGATTAACCTTGCCGCATTTTTAACCTATGGCTTATTCTTTGAAATGCTTTTAATGCAAATTGTACTGGTTCCCTTATTATTCAGGGCGCGTATGACGTTTAAGACGCTATACCGGTTTCCGCTTAATTCAACCATGTTTATGCTGATCAGTCTGCTGGCAGGACTCGTGTTTTATCAAATTGGGATTGATGTTTCAGATGGATTCTGGCCATTGATGCTTGCTTCCGGCATCTATATATTTATCCATATTTTCGCAAACCATATTTATCTGTATGTGTTTAACTGGATCATTGGCAACCGGTATTCGTTTTTAAGCAGTGATACTAAGCTGGATTATGCTGCAACTATGCTTAGTATGCCATTTGGACTTGCTTTATATTATCTGCTGGTATTACTGGGTCCGGCAGCCACGCTATTACTCGGAATTCCATTTCTTGCGGTAACGCTGATTCTGCGTCTTTATAATACAGCCGAAAGAGTGAACATTGATCTGGCTAAATCAGCTAAAATCGGTCATCAGCTGGCAGAACGATTAAATGTAAATGAAGTGCTGGATTTATTTACGAATAAACTGGCTGAGCTGATGCCGCTTGATTATACATATGTACTGGACGTTCATACAAACAGAGATGAACTCGTTTTATTGAGAAGAATTGAAAACGGACAGCTCGAACCGAATAATTTATCTCCCGTCAGAAAAGGCGAAGGGATCTCAGGGAAGGTATGGGAAACCGGGGATGCTATGCTGTTCGGTAAGAAAACTGAATGGGTGGAAGAGGTTGAAGGCTATATACCGGCAGATATAGAAAGCATCATCTGCGTACCGATTCAGCGGGACAAAAAAACTGTTGCTGTACTACTGGCTGCTTCTAAAAAGAAAAATGCGTTCGGGACCCACCTGATTGCCATTCTTGAAATTCTTTGTTCTTATCTGGCAATTGCCATGCAAAATGCACGAAACTATCAGCGTAACATCAAAAGAAGTGAGCGCTGTGCATTAACAGGGCTGTATAACTTTAGATATTTTAATGAACAGCTGGAAAAAGAATTCTCAAGGCTTGAAAAAGGTCATATGAATGCACTGTCACTCATTTTACTTGATATTGATCATTTCAAAAAAGTAAACGATACGTATGGGCATGAAAGCGGGAATGATCTTTTAAAAGAATTGGCTGGCGTTCTGATTGAAACTGCCGGAGGAGATGCATTGATTGCAAGATATGGCGGTGAAGAATTCGTACTTTTATTAAGTGAACAAACAAAAGAAGAGGCACAGATGATTGGTGAAAAGATCAGGTGTGCAGTTGAAAATACAATTTTTGAAATCCAGCATGATCTGAGTAAAAAACGTGAAATGTCAAAAATTCAGATGACTGTCAGTATAGGCGTAGCTTCATCACCGGAGGATACTGATTCCTACAAAAACCTCCTCAGAAATGCCGACAGGGCACTTTATATTGGTGCAAAACAGAAAGGCAGAAATAAGGTTGCTGTTTATGCAAAGTGA
- a CDS encoding bifunctional folylpolyglutamate synthase/dihydrofolate synthase, whose amino-acid sequence MIQNFEEAVNWIHGRLRLGIKPGLERMEWMMERLGNPHLKINAVHIGGTNGKGSTLSFLRNILEEGGYSVGSFTSPYFEVFNERISVNGKPAPEEDWTALVNKIKPLADELEQHELGGPTEFEVITAMMFYYFGEIKNVDYVLIEVGLGGRFDSTNIVKPLCTCITSIGLDHVSILGDTYEEIAFEKAGIIKEKTPLVLNVKHEGARKVILSQAGKMNAPVFELGQQFTVIHKEYEETGEQFIYNENLHLNTSMSGSHQVENASLAVTMTGLLIKEPDEKSIKAGLEKTYWPGRFETISEDPLVIMDGAHNPEGIDMMMKTVQQKYSNRKIHFIFAAVSDKDLTQMIGKLDRYADQITFTSFNFPRAAAADQLYELSQHPYKQAAGHTDWLSELKPSDDTVYMVTGSLYFLSSVYKKMKSHLKN is encoded by the coding sequence TTGATACAGAATTTTGAGGAAGCAGTAAACTGGATACATGGCAGGCTGAGACTCGGGATCAAACCCGGACTTGAGCGGATGGAATGGATGATGGAGCGGCTCGGCAACCCTCACTTGAAAATAAACGCGGTACATATTGGCGGTACGAACGGCAAAGGGTCAACGCTCAGTTTTTTAAGAAATATTCTCGAGGAGGGTGGCTATTCAGTAGGAAGTTTTACATCTCCTTATTTTGAGGTGTTTAATGAAAGAATTTCTGTAAACGGCAAGCCTGCGCCGGAAGAAGACTGGACGGCACTGGTCAATAAGATCAAGCCGCTCGCTGATGAACTTGAGCAGCACGAGCTTGGGGGTCCGACAGAGTTTGAAGTCATCACTGCAATGATGTTTTATTACTTTGGTGAAATAAAAAACGTGGATTACGTGCTGATTGAAGTAGGGCTAGGGGGAAGGTTTGACTCAACCAACATCGTGAAGCCGCTATGTACATGCATTACATCCATCGGGCTTGATCATGTCAGTATTCTTGGGGACACTTATGAAGAAATTGCATTCGAAAAAGCAGGAATCATTAAGGAAAAGACGCCGCTAGTACTGAATGTGAAGCATGAAGGTGCGAGAAAGGTGATTTTATCACAGGCAGGGAAAATGAATGCACCGGTTTTTGAGCTGGGGCAGCAATTTACCGTCATTCATAAAGAATATGAGGAGACAGGTGAACAGTTTATTTACAATGAGAACCTTCATCTGAATACGTCTATGAGCGGGTCGCATCAGGTTGAAAATGCATCACTTGCAGTAACCATGACAGGTCTGCTTATTAAAGAGCCTGATGAAAAATCAATCAAAGCAGGGCTTGAGAAAACCTACTGGCCAGGCCGTTTTGAAACAATCAGTGAAGATCCGCTTGTAATTATGGATGGGGCCCATAATCCTGAGGGAATTGACATGATGATGAAAACCGTTCAGCAAAAGTATAGCAATCGAAAGATTCACTTTATATTTGCTGCGGTTTCAGATAAAGACCTGACACAAATGATCGGAAAGCTTGACAGGTATGCGGATCAAATCACATTTACATCATTTAATTTCCCGAGAGCAGCAGCAGCTGACCAGCTTTATGAACTCAGTCAACATCCATATAAACAAGCGGCAGGTCATACAGACTGGCTTTCTGAACTGAAGCCTTCAGACGATACAGTCTATATGGTAACGGGATCATTGTATTTTCTGTCAAGTGTTTATAAAAAAATGAAAAGCCACCTCAAGAATTAA